In the genome of Limnothrix sp. FACHB-406, one region contains:
- a CDS encoding DUF2862 domain-containing protein, with the protein MVIELGQRVKVRRIRDRMSTAMVEKIKQNPVGTVKEYKMVDGSGIGVVVEFTGGLATWFFEDELEAV; encoded by the coding sequence GTGGTGATTGAGCTAGGTCAGCGCGTCAAAGTGCGCCGGATTCGCGATCGCATGTCCACCGCGATGGTTGAAAAAATTAAACAAAATCCGGTCGGTACGGTTAAGGAATACAAAATGGTTGACGGCAGCGGCATCGGCGTTGTCGTTGAGTTTACGGGTGGTTTGGCAACTTGGTTTTTTGAAGACGAACTCGAAGCGGTCTAA